A single window of Pectobacterium parmentieri DNA harbors:
- the sseA gene encoding 3-mercaptopyruvate sulfurtransferase — protein sequence MSASSSDLPVSHERFVCADWLASHLNDGNITLIDARMLPPGNTHRDIHAEYRDGHLPGAVFFDIETLSDHSTDLPHMMPTRKDFAHAMGELGIDNQQHLVIYDEGNLFSAPRAWWMLHTFGATSLSILSGGLAGWKAQTLPLEQGDVIRKPATFNATLDENAIRSRDDVLSISRDKSEQIVDARPAARFHAEVDEPRPGLHRGHIPGSLNVPWTDLVNNGTLKPNAELATILHKHGVDFTRPIVASCGSGVTASVVVLALTQLNVPNVTLYDGSWSDWGSRDDVPIARD from the coding sequence ATGTCAGCATCGTCTTCTGATTTGCCCGTTTCTCATGAGCGGTTTGTCTGCGCAGACTGGCTTGCCAGCCACCTGAATGATGGCAACATCACGCTCATTGACGCCCGAATGCTACCTCCAGGTAACACTCATCGTGATATTCATGCAGAGTACCGCGATGGTCATTTGCCAGGCGCGGTTTTTTTTGACATTGAAACCCTGTCCGATCACAGCACCGATCTGCCGCATATGATGCCGACTCGCAAAGACTTCGCACACGCGATGGGTGAGCTGGGGATCGATAATCAGCAGCATTTGGTGATTTACGATGAAGGTAATCTCTTTTCAGCCCCCCGAGCATGGTGGATGCTACACACCTTCGGTGCCACATCGCTTTCTATTTTGAGCGGCGGGCTGGCAGGCTGGAAAGCGCAAACCTTGCCATTGGAACAAGGCGATGTCATACGCAAACCCGCCACGTTTAACGCCACACTGGATGAAAATGCTATTCGCTCACGCGATGACGTACTCTCAATCAGTCGGGATAAATCAGAGCAGATTGTCGATGCCCGCCCCGCCGCGCGTTTTCATGCCGAAGTGGACGAACCGCGCCCCGGCCTGCATCGTGGCCATATTCCCGGGAGCCTGAATGTGCCGTGGACCGATTTAGTGAATAACGGGACGCTGAAACCCAATGCCGAACTGGCGACTATTCTGCATAAGCACGGCGTGGATTTCACTCGCCCCATCGTCGCCAGTTGTGGTTCTGGCGTGACGGCGTCCGTCGTAGTATTAGCGCTGACGCAGTTAAATGTCCCTAATGTGACATTATACGATGGGTCGTGGAGCGACTGGGGCAGCCGCGATGATGTCCCGATTGCACGCGATTAA
- the sseB gene encoding enhanced serine sensitivity protein SseB — translation MEFSPRNKLEEVLILAATEPAHRPEFFSELMEATVFVLGSTDDGDESGEVVLHAGSNVNIQHWEKDDGSSAIPFFSSLEALQRVITEETPFLALPVRSLFEMTQGVTLFLNPKLPYGKEFLPQEIEHILSGEGNGFVQQRVVEEDMQVMLSQPAEMPAQMIDSLTQLFAKHRQVKRAFLAQIQEPGEEQPHLLIGIDVDQDEETIIREAGNVASDTLPDDRPVDLCLVKDGEPGISHYMIKHTTPFYERKWGSFLREFKATGNA, via the coding sequence ATGGAGTTTTCGCCACGTAACAAACTGGAAGAAGTGCTGATTCTGGCCGCAACGGAGCCAGCGCATCGTCCTGAATTTTTCAGTGAACTGATGGAAGCTACGGTGTTTGTGTTGGGCAGTACCGATGACGGAGATGAGTCCGGTGAGGTGGTGTTGCATGCGGGCAGTAATGTGAACATCCAGCACTGGGAAAAAGACGATGGTTCATCCGCCATTCCTTTCTTTTCTTCTCTGGAAGCGTTACAGCGCGTGATTACGGAAGAAACACCTTTTCTGGCACTGCCAGTGCGGTCATTGTTTGAAATGACGCAGGGTGTCACGCTGTTCCTTAATCCTAAGCTGCCGTATGGCAAAGAATTTTTGCCGCAGGAAATTGAACATATACTGTCTGGCGAAGGCAATGGTTTTGTTCAGCAACGCGTTGTTGAAGAAGATATGCAGGTGATGCTGAGTCAGCCAGCCGAGATGCCCGCACAGATGATCGACTCCCTGACGCAACTGTTTGCCAAGCATCGCCAGGTGAAGCGGGCGTTTTTGGCACAGATTCAGGAGCCTGGTGAAGAACAGCCGCACCTATTGATTGGTATTGATGTCGATCAGGATGAGGAAACCATCATTCGTGAAGCGGGCAACGTCGCCAGCGATACCTTACCGGACGACCGTCCTGTCGATCTGTGTCTGGTGAAAGACGGTGAGCCGGGCATCAGCCATTACATGATTAAACACACCACGCCGTTCTACGAACGTAAATGGGGCAGTTTCCTGCGGGAATTTAAGGCTACCGGCAACGCGTAA
- the pepB gene encoding aminopeptidase PepB, translating to MTNNTMLISLSTQPADVRWGEKATLSVNEQGFTIHVGTTSLNGNAALATIQRAARKIDGQGIKHVTLAGEGWDLANSWAFWQGYRGPKGQRTVEWAELNDADKKELNDRLKIVDWVRDTINLPAEDLGPEQLATRAVDLLCHVACDAVSYRITKGEDLREQNYAGLHTVGRGSERQPVLLALDYNPTGNPDAPVFACLVGKGITFDTGGYSLKPSGSMDSMKSDMGGAATLTGALALAASRGLQQRVKLYLCCADNMVSGNAFRLGDIIRYRNGKTVEVMNTDAEGRLVLADGLIDASEQNPQWIIDCATLTGAAKMALGNDYHALFSFDDELVAALQESAKEENEPFWRLPLEEFHRSHLPSSFADLNNIASGAHTAGASTAAAFLSHFVKNYQQGWLHIDCSATYRKSAVEQWATGATGLGVRTLANLLLSNAK from the coding sequence ATGACGAACAATACCATGCTGATTTCACTCTCCACTCAACCTGCTGATGTGCGCTGGGGAGAGAAAGCGACGCTGAGTGTGAATGAGCAGGGTTTTACCATTCATGTTGGCACGACGTCACTGAATGGCAATGCTGCACTGGCAACGATCCAGCGCGCCGCTCGTAAAATTGACGGGCAAGGGATTAAACACGTTACGTTAGCGGGTGAAGGCTGGGATCTGGCAAACAGTTGGGCATTCTGGCAAGGGTATCGCGGGCCGAAAGGGCAAAGAACGGTTGAATGGGCGGAATTGAACGACGCTGATAAGAAAGAGCTGAATGACCGCCTGAAAATTGTTGACTGGGTGCGTGACACTATCAACTTGCCTGCTGAAGATCTGGGGCCAGAACAGTTGGCGACCCGTGCGGTCGACCTGCTGTGTCACGTAGCTTGTGATGCTGTCAGCTACCGCATCACCAAAGGTGAAGATCTGCGCGAACAGAATTATGCCGGCCTGCACACGGTTGGTCGCGGTTCTGAACGTCAGCCGGTACTGTTGGCGTTGGACTATAATCCGACGGGTAACCCGGATGCACCGGTATTTGCTTGCTTGGTCGGCAAAGGTATTACGTTTGATACCGGCGGCTACAGCCTGAAGCCTAGTGGGTCCATGGATTCTATGAAGTCAGATATGGGCGGCGCTGCCACTTTGACAGGTGCACTGGCGCTGGCGGCGTCACGTGGTTTGCAGCAGCGCGTAAAGCTGTATCTGTGCTGTGCAGACAACATGGTGAGCGGCAATGCGTTCCGTCTGGGCGATATTATTCGCTACCGTAACGGCAAAACGGTTGAAGTGATGAACACCGATGCTGAAGGACGTCTGGTACTGGCGGATGGCCTGATCGATGCCTCCGAGCAGAATCCGCAGTGGATTATCGACTGTGCCACGTTGACGGGTGCTGCGAAAATGGCGCTGGGCAATGATTATCACGCTCTGTTCAGTTTTGATGATGAGCTGGTGGCGGCATTGCAGGAAAGTGCGAAAGAAGAGAATGAGCCGTTCTGGCGTCTGCCGCTGGAAGAGTTCCACCGCAGCCATCTGCCGTCCAGCTTTGCCGATCTGAATAATATTGCCAGTGGTGCACACACCGCTGGTGCCAGTACGGCAGCCGCTTTCCTGTCGCATTTTGTGAAAAATTATCAGCAGGGTTGGCTGCACATTGACTGTTCTGCGACGTACCGCAAAAGTGCGGTAGAACAGTGGGCGACAGGCGCGACCGGGCTTGGTGTTCGCACATTGGCGAATCTTCTGCTGAGTAACGCCAAGTAG
- the iscX gene encoding Fe-S cluster assembly protein IscX translates to MGLKWTDSRAIGEALYDQFPDLDPRTVRFTDMHQWICELDEFDDRPDASNEKILEAILLVWLDEAE, encoded by the coding sequence ATGGGACTAAAATGGACGGACAGCCGGGCGATCGGCGAAGCGCTTTACGACCAGTTTCCCGATCTCGATCCGAGAACGGTACGTTTCACGGATATGCATCAGTGGATCTGCGAACTGGATGAATTTGACGACCGACCAGATGCCTCCAATGAAAAAATTCTGGAAGCGATCCTGCTGGTCTGGTTAGATGAAGCAGAATAG
- the fdx gene encoding ISC system 2Fe-2S type ferredoxin yields MPKIVFLPHQDLCPEGAVLEAERGESILEVALRNGIDVEHACEKSCACTTCHCIVREGFDSLAESTEEEDDMLDKAWGLEPESRLGCQARVAGDDLVVEIPRYTINHAREH; encoded by the coding sequence ATGCCTAAGATAGTTTTTTTACCGCATCAGGATCTGTGTCCTGAGGGCGCGGTTTTGGAAGCGGAACGTGGCGAAAGCATTCTGGAAGTTGCCTTGCGTAACGGAATTGACGTCGAACATGCCTGCGAGAAATCCTGTGCCTGCACAACATGCCACTGTATCGTGCGCGAAGGCTTTGATTCACTGGCGGAAAGCACGGAAGAAGAAGACGATATGCTGGATAAAGCCTGGGGGCTGGAACCAGAAAGCCGTCTGGGCTGTCAGGCGCGCGTTGCCGGAGACGATCTGGTTGTCGAGATCCCGCGCTATACGATCAACCATGCGCGCGAGCATTGA